One stretch of Manis pentadactyla isolate mManPen7 chromosome 10, mManPen7.hap1, whole genome shotgun sequence DNA includes these proteins:
- the SPRYD3 gene encoding SPRY domain-containing protein 3 isoform X2 yields MRRTRRPRFVLMNKMDDLNLHYRFLNWRRRIREIREVRAFRYQERFKHILVDGDTLSYHGNSGEVGCYVASRPLTKDSNYFEVSIVDSGVRGTIAVGLVPQYYSLDHQPGWLPDSVAYHADDGKLYNGRAKGRQFGSKCNSGDRIGCGIEPVSFDVQTAQIFFTKNGKQVGSTIMPMSPDGLFPAVGMHSLGEEVRLHLNAELGREDDSVMMVDSYEDEWGRLHDVRVCGTLLEYLGKGKSIVDVGLAQARHPLSTRSHYFEVEIVDPGEKCYIALGLARKDYPKNRHPGWSRGSVAYHADDGKIFHGSGVGDPFGPRCYKGDIMGCGIMFPRDYILDSEGDSDDSCDTVILSPTARAVRNVRNVMYLHQEGEEEEEEEEEEEDGEEIEQEHEGKKVVVFFTRNGKIIGKKDAVVPSGGFFPTIGMLSCGEKVKVDLHPLSG; encoded by the exons ATGAGGAGGACGCGGCGGCCCCG CTTTGTTCTCATGAACAAGATGGATGACCTCAACCTGCACTACCGGTTTCTGAATTGGCGCCGGCGGATCCGGGAGATTCGGGAGGTCCGGGCTTTCCGATATCAGGAGAGGTTCAAGCACATTCTTGTAGATGGAGACACTTTGAG TTACCATGGAAACTCTGGTGAAGTTGGCTGCTACGTGGCTTCTCGACCCCTGACCAAGGACAGCAATTATTTTGAG GTGTCTATTGTGGACAGTGGGGTCCGGGGCACCATTGCTGTGGGGCTGGTCCCTCAGTACTACAGCTTGGATCACCAGCCTGGCTGGTTGCCTGACTCTGTAGCCTACCATGCTGATGATGGCAA GCTGTACAATGGCCGAGCCAAGGGCCGCCAGTTTGGATCAAAGTGCAACTCTGGAGACCGAATTGGCTGTGGCATTGAGCCTGTGTCCTTTGATGTGCAGACTGCTCAGATCTTCTTCACCAAAAATGGGAAGCAG GTGGGCTCCACCATCATGCCCATGTCCCCAGATGGGCTGTTCCCTGCAGTGGGCATGCATTCCCTGGGTGAGGAAGTGCGGCTGCACCTCAATGCTGAGCTGGGCCGTGAGGACGACAGTGTCATGATGGTGGACAGTTACGAGGATGAATGGGGCCGGCTGCATGATGTCAGAGTCTGTGGAACT CTACTGGAGTACTTGGGCAAGGGCAAGAGCATTGTTGAcgtgggtctggcccaggcccGGCACCCACTGAGCACCCGTAGCCACTACTTCGAGGTGGAGATCGTGGACCCAGGAGAGAAGTGCTACATCGCCTTGGGGCTGGCCCGCAAG GATTATCCCAAGAACAGACACCCTGGCTGGAGCAGAGGGTCTGTGGCTTATCATGCAG ATGATGGGAAGATCTTCCATGGCAGTGGCGTGGGGGACCCCTTTGGCCCACGCTGTTACAAAGGGGATATAATGGGCTGTGGAATCATGTTCCCTCGAGACTACATTCTGGACAGTGAGg GTGACAGTGATGACAGTTGTGACACAGTGATCCTGTCCCCGACTGCCCGAGCTGTCCGGAATGTCCGGAATGTCATGTATCTGCAccaggaaggggaagaggaagaggaggaagaggaggaggaagaagatggGGAAGAGATTGAGCAGGAGCATGAGGGCAAGAAGGTGGTG GTTTTCTTCACTCGGAATGGCAAGATCATTGGGAAGAAGGATGCAGTTGTACCTTCTGGGGGCTTCTTCCCTACCATTGGAATGCTGAGCTGTGGAGAGAAAGTCAAAGTGGATCTGCATCCCTTGAGTGGCTAG
- the SPRYD3 gene encoding SPRY domain-containing protein 3 isoform X3 translates to MRRTRRPRFVLMNKMDDLNLHYRFLNWRRRIREIREVRAFRYQERFKHILVDGDTLRLYNGRAKGRQFGSKCNSGDRIGCGIEPVSFDVQTAQIFFTKNGKQVGSTIMPMSPDGLFPAVGMHSLGEEVRLHLNAELGREDDSVMMVDSYEDEWGRLHDVRVCGTLLEYLGKGKSIVDVGLAQARHPLSTRSHYFEVEIVDPGEKCYIALGLARKDYPKNRHPGWSRGSVAYHADDGKIFHGSGVGDPFGPRCYKGDIMGCGIMFPRDYILDSEGFLHSEWQDHWEEGCSCTFWGLLPYHWNAELWRESQSGSASLEWLGASPLDLLLLPLLTLAEPGTQFLTSLRICLPGRPRRGGVHSHSAPARSGPCQAPLCPCF, encoded by the exons ATGAGGAGGACGCGGCGGCCCCG CTTTGTTCTCATGAACAAGATGGATGACCTCAACCTGCACTACCGGTTTCTGAATTGGCGCCGGCGGATCCGGGAGATTCGGGAGGTCCGGGCTTTCCGATATCAGGAGAGGTTCAAGCACATTCTTGTAGATGGAGACACTTTGAG GCTGTACAATGGCCGAGCCAAGGGCCGCCAGTTTGGATCAAAGTGCAACTCTGGAGACCGAATTGGCTGTGGCATTGAGCCTGTGTCCTTTGATGTGCAGACTGCTCAGATCTTCTTCACCAAAAATGGGAAGCAG GTGGGCTCCACCATCATGCCCATGTCCCCAGATGGGCTGTTCCCTGCAGTGGGCATGCATTCCCTGGGTGAGGAAGTGCGGCTGCACCTCAATGCTGAGCTGGGCCGTGAGGACGACAGTGTCATGATGGTGGACAGTTACGAGGATGAATGGGGCCGGCTGCATGATGTCAGAGTCTGTGGAACT CTACTGGAGTACTTGGGCAAGGGCAAGAGCATTGTTGAcgtgggtctggcccaggcccGGCACCCACTGAGCACCCGTAGCCACTACTTCGAGGTGGAGATCGTGGACCCAGGAGAGAAGTGCTACATCGCCTTGGGGCTGGCCCGCAAG GATTATCCCAAGAACAGACACCCTGGCTGGAGCAGAGGGTCTGTGGCTTATCATGCAG ATGATGGGAAGATCTTCCATGGCAGTGGCGTGGGGGACCCCTTTGGCCCACGCTGTTACAAAGGGGATATAATGGGCTGTGGAATCATGTTCCCTCGAGACTACATTCTGGACAGTGAGg GTTTTCTTCACTCGGAATGGCAAGATCATTGGGAAGAAGGATGCAGTTGTACCTTCTGGGGGCTTCTTCCCTACCATTGGAATGCTGAGCTGTGGAGAGAAAGTCAAAGTGGATCTGCATCCCTTGAGTGGCTAGGGGCTTCTCCCCTAGACCtgctccttctccctctcctcaCCCTTGCAGAGCCAGGTACCCAGTTCCTGACTTCCCTGAGGATTTGTTTACCTGGTAGGCCCCGGAGGGGAGGGGTGCATAGTCACTCTGCCCCTGCCAGATCAGGTCCCTGCCAAGCTCCTCTGTGCCCATGTTTCTGA
- the IGFBP6 gene encoding insulin-like growth factor-binding protein 6, with translation MTPHRLLLLTLLLAAGPGGALARCPGCGQGVQAGCPGACVEEEEGGPPADGCAEAGSCFRREGQQCGVYTPNCVPGLQCQPPEEDEAPLRALLLGRGRCRRARAPSGENPKESKRQAGTTRPQDVNRRDQQRNPGTSTTPARPNPGGVQDTEMGPCRRHLDSVLQQLQTEVYRGVHTLYVPNCDHRGFYRKRQCRSSQGQRRGPCWCVDRMGQPLPGSPDGDGSSSCSPGSSG, from the exons ATGACCCCGCACCGGCTGCTGCTGCTAACTCTGCTGCTCGCCGCCGGGCCAGGAGGAGCCTTGGCACGGTGCCCAGGCTGCGGGCAGGGGGTGCAGGCGGGTTGTCCAGGGGCCtgcgtggaggaggaggaggggggccCGCCAGCGGACGGCTGTGCCGAAGCTGGGAGCTGTTTCAGGAGAGAGGGGCAGCAGTGCGGGGTTTACACCCCTAACTGCGTCCCCGGACTGCAGTGCCAGCCCCCCGAAGAAGACGAGGCGCCTCTGCGGGCGCTGCTGCTGGGCCGCGGCCGCTGCCGCCGGGCGCGCGCGCCCTCGG GGGAGAATCCTAAGGAAAGTAAACGCCAAGCAGGGACCACTCGCCCACAGGACGTGAACCGCAGAGACCAGCAGAGGAATCCAGGGACCTCCACCACTCCTGCCCGGCCCAATCCTGGGGGTGTCCAAGACACCGAGATG gGCCCATGCCGCAGGCACCTGGACTCTGTGCTGCAGCAACTCCAGACCGAAGTCTATCGAGGAGTTCACACCCTCTACGTTCCTAATTGTGACCATCGGGGCTTCTATCGTAAGCGGCAG TGCCGCTCCTCTCAGGGGCAGCGCCGAGGTCCCTGCTGGTGTGTGGATCGGATGGGCCAGCCCCTGCCAGGGTCCCCGGATGGCGATGGAAGCTCCTCTTGTTCCCCTGGGAGCAGTGGCTAA
- the SPRYD3 gene encoding SPRY domain-containing protein 3 isoform X1: MRRTRRPRFVLMNKMDDLNLHYRFLNWRRRIREIREVRAFRYQERFKHILVDGDTLSYHGNSGEVGCYVASRPLTKDSNYFEVSIVDSGVRGTIAVGLVPQYYSLDHQPGWLPDSVAYHADDGKLYNGRAKGRQFGSKCNSGDRIGCGIEPVSFDVQTAQIFFTKNGKQVGSTIMPMSPDGLFPAVGMHSLGEEVRLHLNAELGREDDSVMMVDSYEDEWGRLHDVRVCGTLLEYLGKGKSIVDVGLAQARHPLSTRSHYFEVEIVDPGEKCYIALGLARKDYPKNRHPGWSRGSVAYHADDGKIFHGSGVGDPFGPRCYKGDIMGCGIMFPRDYILDSEGFLHSEWQDHWEEGCSCTFWGLLPYHWNAELWRESQSGSASLEWLGASPLDLLLLPLLTLAEPGTQFLTSLRICLPGRPRRGGVHSHSAPARSGPCQAPLCPCF; the protein is encoded by the exons ATGAGGAGGACGCGGCGGCCCCG CTTTGTTCTCATGAACAAGATGGATGACCTCAACCTGCACTACCGGTTTCTGAATTGGCGCCGGCGGATCCGGGAGATTCGGGAGGTCCGGGCTTTCCGATATCAGGAGAGGTTCAAGCACATTCTTGTAGATGGAGACACTTTGAG TTACCATGGAAACTCTGGTGAAGTTGGCTGCTACGTGGCTTCTCGACCCCTGACCAAGGACAGCAATTATTTTGAG GTGTCTATTGTGGACAGTGGGGTCCGGGGCACCATTGCTGTGGGGCTGGTCCCTCAGTACTACAGCTTGGATCACCAGCCTGGCTGGTTGCCTGACTCTGTAGCCTACCATGCTGATGATGGCAA GCTGTACAATGGCCGAGCCAAGGGCCGCCAGTTTGGATCAAAGTGCAACTCTGGAGACCGAATTGGCTGTGGCATTGAGCCTGTGTCCTTTGATGTGCAGACTGCTCAGATCTTCTTCACCAAAAATGGGAAGCAG GTGGGCTCCACCATCATGCCCATGTCCCCAGATGGGCTGTTCCCTGCAGTGGGCATGCATTCCCTGGGTGAGGAAGTGCGGCTGCACCTCAATGCTGAGCTGGGCCGTGAGGACGACAGTGTCATGATGGTGGACAGTTACGAGGATGAATGGGGCCGGCTGCATGATGTCAGAGTCTGTGGAACT CTACTGGAGTACTTGGGCAAGGGCAAGAGCATTGTTGAcgtgggtctggcccaggcccGGCACCCACTGAGCACCCGTAGCCACTACTTCGAGGTGGAGATCGTGGACCCAGGAGAGAAGTGCTACATCGCCTTGGGGCTGGCCCGCAAG GATTATCCCAAGAACAGACACCCTGGCTGGAGCAGAGGGTCTGTGGCTTATCATGCAG ATGATGGGAAGATCTTCCATGGCAGTGGCGTGGGGGACCCCTTTGGCCCACGCTGTTACAAAGGGGATATAATGGGCTGTGGAATCATGTTCCCTCGAGACTACATTCTGGACAGTGAGg GTTTTCTTCACTCGGAATGGCAAGATCATTGGGAAGAAGGATGCAGTTGTACCTTCTGGGGGCTTCTTCCCTACCATTGGAATGCTGAGCTGTGGAGAGAAAGTCAAAGTGGATCTGCATCCCTTGAGTGGCTAGGGGCTTCTCCCCTAGACCtgctccttctccctctcctcaCCCTTGCAGAGCCAGGTACCCAGTTCCTGACTTCCCTGAGGATTTGTTTACCTGGTAGGCCCCGGAGGGGAGGGGTGCATAGTCACTCTGCCCCTGCCAGATCAGGTCCCTGCCAAGCTCCTCTGTGCCCATGTTTCTGA